One Penaeus monodon isolate SGIC_2016 chromosome 34, NSTDA_Pmon_1, whole genome shotgun sequence DNA segment encodes these proteins:
- the LOC119594926 gene encoding perlwapin-like — protein sequence MLRLRFVVLAACFVVAMASQKCRRYCQTPGQTDVCCDPPPPPRCPYPPPCIDFFDGNFPFCYNDHQCPPGQKCCRDACSQRKVCLAV from the exons ATG TTGCGCCTTCGCTTTGTTGTCCTCGCTGCCTGCTTCGTGGTAGCCATGGCGAGCCAGAAGTGCAGGCGTTACTGCCAGACTCCTGGGCAGACTGACGTGTGCTGTG atcctccacctccccctcgctgcccctacccccctccgTGCATCGACTTCTTCGACGGCAACTTCCCC tTCTGCTACAACGACCACCAGTGTCCACCGGGCCAGAAATGTTGCAGAGATGCCTGTTCCCAAAGGAAAGTTTGTTTGGCCGTCTGA